A DNA window from bacterium contains the following coding sequences:
- a CDS encoding M48 family metalloprotease: MAEKGAMSGGMSGRGHLTRWIAVTLTVVAAAAPLGFPGGGLPAVDALTFPSTADEVKFGAQVAKSIESQFRLITDPAQVGRLQRVGDALTRVVERQDLTYHFKIVSVPGINALSIPGGWVYVTEGMMRFVRSDDELAAVLAHELTHVNHRHYYIQADREKRMTPALLVALVLSVLAHSPVPLLGAQISLQAVMNDYQRDLEHEADLNGVTYLTKAGYSPVAMLTLIEHLAQESRFNGQPVTGLEDHPLPQERVDYIRADLQSRRIPIVRRPVEGYLKISLEPPQPAPGAPVTIRVDGQPIATFGAAVAGASAADRALALAVRLDMFFNRDPEPFDVRAVAAGGTWNVVGGEMPLFEVTPQDAAFAQTSAQAMAEEMRARLARVISAAPYVRKF, from the coding sequence GTGGCCGAAAAAGGAGCGATGAGCGGCGGAATGAGCGGGCGCGGGCACCTCACGCGATGGATCGCGGTGACGCTGACCGTCGTTGCCGCGGCCGCCCCGCTCGGCTTCCCGGGCGGCGGACTCCCGGCCGTCGACGCGCTGACGTTTCCGTCGACGGCGGACGAGGTCAAATTCGGCGCCCAGGTCGCCAAGTCGATCGAATCGCAGTTCCGCCTCATCACCGATCCGGCGCAGGTCGGGCGCCTGCAGCGCGTCGGCGACGCGCTCACCCGCGTCGTCGAGCGGCAGGACCTCACGTACCACTTCAAGATCGTCTCGGTGCCCGGCATCAACGCGCTGTCGATTCCCGGCGGGTGGGTGTACGTGACCGAGGGCATGATGCGGTTCGTGCGGTCCGACGACGAACTCGCCGCCGTGCTCGCGCACGAGCTGACGCACGTCAACCACCGGCACTACTACATTCAGGCCGACCGCGAAAAGCGCATGACGCCCGCGCTGCTTGTGGCGCTCGTGCTGTCCGTGCTCGCGCACTCGCCGGTGCCGCTGCTCGGCGCGCAGATCTCGCTGCAGGCCGTCATGAACGACTACCAGCGCGACCTGGAGCACGAGGCCGACCTCAACGGGGTGACGTACCTCACCAAAGCCGGGTACTCCCCCGTGGCGATGTTGACCCTCATTGAGCATCTCGCGCAGGAAAGCCGCTTCAACGGCCAACCCGTGACCGGGCTCGAGGACCACCCGCTGCCCCAGGAGCGCGTCGACTATATCCGTGCCGACCTGCAGAGCCGCCGCATTCCGATCGTGCGCCGGCCCGTTGAAGGGTACCTCAAAATCTCGCTCGAGCCGCCGCAGCCGGCGCCGGGCGCTCCCGTGACCATCCGTGTCGACGGTCAGCCGATTGCGACCTTCGGCGCCGCGGTCGCGGGGGCGAGCGCGGCGGACCGCGCCCTCGCGCTCGCGGTTCGCCTCGATATGTTCTTCAATCGCGACCCCGAGCCGTTCGACGTTCGCGCGGTCGCGGCCGGGGGCACCTGGAACGTGGTGGGCGGGGAGATGCCGCTGTTCGAGGTTACGCCCCAAGACGCGGCATTCGCGCAGACCTCCGCGCAGGCGATGGCGGAGGAGATGCGCGCCAGGCTCGCGCGTGTGATCTCGGCGGCGCCCTACGTCCGGAAGTTCTGA